One part of the Olleya sp. YS genome encodes these proteins:
- a CDS encoding carboxypeptidase-like regulatory domain-containing protein — protein MKILSKYISLIVIITMLVSCSEDKITLSGTGTITGKVVSQGDNIPLENTRVSTNPNSSIVFTDASGNFVINDIAVGTYSVQAQKEGYLSKFEPATVTDDNTVNVIFELDIETANNDAPNAPVLVSPSNNAVNQAITLDLVWTGSDPEDDDLTYEVQILNDQNSDVLTFTDLTDTTLTISDLDYNTKYFWQVSASDNINDPILSETYNFKTLEFPDNRHFFTRKINGNNVIFSVDDAGNEYQLTSASNNSWRPRKASNLDKIAFLRSNGGQVHIYTMDLNGSNVMQVTNTVSVNGFNLEELDFEWKSNNTKLVYPNFDSLYEINSNGSGLNLIHQTLNGNFITEVDWCQLTQRLAVKTNNAVGYNVEIYTMTNSGGIVDYILQSVTGAAGGLDYTFDGTKLLYTYDVSGNQNVDYRQLDSHMFIYDINTMTTIDISTSKPAGTNDLDPKFSPNEAEVIFVNTSNDGISQQDLVKVELASLSTRTLFLENGKMPDWK, from the coding sequence ATGAAAATACTATCAAAATATATAAGCTTAATCGTCATAATAACTATGTTAGTTAGTTGTAGTGAAGATAAGATTACACTAAGTGGAACAGGAACTATTACCGGAAAAGTGGTATCACAAGGTGATAATATACCATTAGAAAACACCAGAGTATCAACTAACCCAAACTCTAGTATTGTTTTTACAGATGCATCAGGAAATTTTGTAATTAACGACATAGCAGTAGGAACCTACTCTGTGCAAGCACAAAAAGAAGGTTATTTAAGTAAGTTTGAGCCTGCAACAGTTACTGACGATAACACGGTAAATGTAATTTTTGAATTGGATATAGAAACAGCAAATAACGATGCACCTAATGCACCTGTCTTAGTCAGTCCTTCTAATAATGCAGTAAATCAAGCTATAACGTTAGATTTAGTTTGGACAGGATCTGACCCTGAAGATGACGATTTGACTTATGAAGTACAAATTTTAAACGATCAAAACTCTGACGTATTAACATTTACAGATTTAACAGATACTACACTAACTATTTCAGATTTAGATTATAATACCAAATATTTTTGGCAAGTTTCAGCTTCAGATAATATAAATGATCCAATTTTAAGCGAAACCTATAATTTCAAAACCTTAGAATTCCCAGATAACAGACACTTTTTTACTAGAAAAATAAATGGAAATAATGTGATTTTTTCTGTTGATGATGCAGGTAACGAATATCAACTCACTTCTGCAAGCAATAATAGCTGGAGGCCTAGAAAAGCGAGCAATTTAGATAAAATTGCATTTTTAAGATCTAATGGTGGACAAGTACATATTTACACCATGGATTTAAATGGATCTAACGTTATGCAGGTAACTAATACAGTATCTGTAAATGGATTTAATTTAGAAGAACTAGATTTTGAATGGAAAAGTAACAATACCAAACTGGTGTACCCTAATTTTGATTCGTTATACGAAATCAATAGCAATGGGTCTGGCTTAAATTTAATCCATCAAACATTAAATGGTAATTTTATTACAGAAGTAGATTGGTGTCAATTAACACAACGTTTAGCTGTAAAAACAAATAATGCTGTAGGTTATAATGTAGAAATATATACTATGACTAACTCAGGCGGTATTGTAGATTATATCTTGCAAAGTGTAACTGGTGCGGCAGGTGGATTAGACTATACTTTTGATGGTACTAAGTTATTATACACTTACGATGTATCTGGTAATCAAAATGTAGATTATAGACAGTTAGACTCTCATATGTTTATATACGATATAAATACTATGACTACAATAGATATTTCTACTTCTAAACCAGCAGGAACTAATGATTTAGATCCTAAATTTTCACCTAACGAAGCAGAGGTCATTTTTGTAAATACTTCTAATGACGGTATCTCACAACAAGATTTAGTTAAAGTAGAACTTGCTTCTTTAAGTACTAGAACATTATTTTTAGAAAACGGAAAAATGCCAGATTGGAAGTAA
- a CDS encoding curli assembly protein CsgF, whose amino-acid sequence MKKLLTFLIFLAGYFCVGQQLTYKPINPAFGGETFNYQWLLSSANAQNSFTDPNADLDNDESSLEAFAENLNRQILSQLSRSLFQTQLGDGLQEGNFSFGSLALEIYDSAEGLVINILDTDTGEQTQIIVPN is encoded by the coding sequence ATGAAAAAATTATTAACTTTTTTAATATTCTTAGCTGGATATTTTTGTGTAGGTCAACAACTCACTTATAAGCCTATAAATCCTGCTTTTGGAGGAGAGACCTTTAATTACCAATGGTTATTAAGTTCTGCAAATGCTCAAAACTCGTTTACAGATCCTAATGCCGATTTAGATAATGACGAAAGTTCTTTAGAAGCTTTCGCTGAAAATTTAAATAGACAAATTTTAAGTCAATTATCAAGGTCATTATTTCAAACACAATTGGGTGACGGATTACAAGAAGGAAACTTCAGTTTTGGTAGCTTAGCTCTAGAAATTTACGACTCTGCAGAAGGGCTTGTCATTAACATTCTAGATACTGACACAGGAGAACAAACACAAATTATAGTCCCTAACTAA
- a CDS encoding AIR synthase related protein encodes MSSEISKRYSQRGVSASKEDVHNAIKHIDKGLFPKAFCKIVPDYLTNNDDYCLIMHADGAGTKSSLAYMYWKETGDVSVWKGIAQDALIMNIDDLLCVGATDNIMLSSTIGRNKNLIPGEVISAIINGTEELIEDLKSFGVTIHSTGGETADVGDLVRTIIVDSTVTARIKRREVIDNANIKAGDVIVGLESFGQATYEKAYNGGMGSNGLTSARHDVFSKYLAKKYPESFDASVPEDLVYSGQVKLTDIVKDSPIDAGKLVLSPTRTYAPIIKAILAKYNKQDIHGMVHCSGGAQTKILHFIDNLHIVKDNMFSIPPLFKLIQEQSKTDWKEMYQVFNCGHRMELYVSPEIAEDLITISKSFNVNAQIIGRVEASKEKKLTIKSEFGTFEY; translated from the coding sequence ATGAGTTCCGAAATTTCAAAACGTTATAGCCAAAGAGGGGTTTCTGCCTCTAAAGAAGATGTACACAACGCTATAAAACATATAGATAAAGGTCTATTTCCAAAAGCGTTTTGTAAAATAGTACCAGATTACCTCACTAATAATGATGATTATTGTCTGATTATGCATGCAGATGGTGCTGGAACAAAATCGTCTTTAGCTTATATGTATTGGAAAGAAACTGGTGATGTTTCGGTCTGGAAAGGAATTGCTCAAGATGCTTTAATCATGAATATTGACGATTTACTATGTGTTGGTGCAACAGATAATATTATGTTATCATCTACTATAGGAAGAAATAAAAACTTAATTCCAGGTGAAGTTATCTCTGCAATTATTAACGGAACAGAAGAGCTAATTGAAGATTTAAAATCTTTTGGTGTCACGATTCATTCAACTGGTGGCGAAACTGCAGATGTCGGAGATTTAGTTAGAACCATAATTGTGGATTCTACGGTAACTGCAAGAATAAAACGAAGAGAAGTTATAGATAACGCAAATATTAAGGCAGGAGACGTCATTGTTGGTTTAGAAAGTTTTGGACAAGCCACTTATGAGAAAGCGTATAATGGCGGAATGGGAAGTAACGGATTAACCTCTGCACGACATGATGTGTTTAGTAAGTATCTAGCTAAAAAATATCCAGAAAGTTTTGATGCGTCTGTACCTGAAGATTTGGTGTATTCTGGTCAAGTAAAACTAACAGATATTGTAAAGGATTCACCTATAGATGCTGGAAAGTTAGTACTATCACCAACGCGTACTTATGCGCCAATTATAAAAGCTATATTAGCTAAATATAATAAACAAGACATCCATGGAATGGTACATTGTAGTGGTGGTGCGCAAACAAAAATTCTTCATTTTATAGATAATTTGCATATTGTTAAAGACAACATGTTTTCCATACCACCTTTGTTTAAATTAATACAGGAACAGTCTAAAACAGACTGGAAGGAAATGTATCAAGTCTTTAATTGTGGGCATAGAATGGAATTATATGTCTCTCCAGAAATTGCGGAAGATTTAATTACAATATCTAAATCTTTTAATGTCAATGCCCAAATTATTGGTCGTGTTGAGGCTTCAAAAGAAAAAAAACTAACTATTAAAAGTGAGTTTGGAACCTTTGAATATTAA
- a CDS encoding CsgE family curli-type amyloid fiber assembly protein, whose translation MFLCLNQKTIIFFVIILFAFSAKAQLYNTEVEAKLQVNQDNDYINIKGIAINKTQTTKNLSYKLSVFKTDEQQNKSKNEQSGQFTLDSNQQNDLSTTSINFDQKTKVIILLLVFDTNKNIIGKDRVVFNDDGQNSINKVEVLKDIAAKVEDTSIKINAQLINNEVEAKIQTNQQNDFTTIKGTAFNKTEITKSLIYKLVVFNKDESLNNIEELKNERFILSANQKIDLSSISFKLDENEKKIAVLLIYDLDNNIIGQDRVVFNESLNEEEEKKKRILEKLKQEQEQSQDINTEVRDGLELKGIVVEDTKTKPGRDFYKLFYSLYTQNNINGNQVVTIKEILAIGRNTKIEVIVGDDKIFSFFVRPSTEYLTKMNDYAIINVYKHFKNLEKESKTVKRY comes from the coding sequence ATGTTTTTGTGTTTAAACCAAAAAACAATAATATTTTTTGTTATCATTCTCTTTGCCTTTAGTGCTAAAGCACAACTATATAATACAGAAGTTGAAGCTAAACTTCAAGTCAATCAAGACAACGATTACATCAATATCAAAGGTATAGCCATTAATAAAACTCAAACTACCAAAAACTTGAGTTATAAATTGTCTGTTTTTAAAACAGATGAACAACAAAACAAATCTAAAAACGAACAAAGCGGTCAGTTTACTTTAGATTCCAATCAACAAAATGACCTATCAACTACATCTATTAACTTTGATCAAAAAACTAAAGTAATTATTCTTCTTTTAGTTTTTGATACTAATAAAAATATTATTGGCAAAGACCGAGTTGTGTTTAATGACGATGGTCAAAATAGTATTAATAAAGTTGAGGTACTCAAAGATATTGCAGCAAAAGTAGAAGACACATCCATAAAAATTAATGCTCAATTAATCAATAACGAGGTTGAAGCCAAAATACAAACTAATCAACAAAACGATTTTACCACTATTAAAGGTACAGCCTTTAATAAAACTGAGATTACTAAAAGCCTTATTTATAAACTAGTAGTTTTTAACAAAGATGAAAGCTTAAACAATATAGAAGAATTAAAGAATGAGCGTTTTATTTTATCTGCAAATCAAAAAATAGACTTATCCTCAATTTCATTTAAGTTAGATGAAAACGAAAAGAAAATAGCAGTATTATTAATTTATGACTTAGATAATAATATTATTGGACAAGACAGAGTTGTTTTTAACGAGAGTTTAAATGAAGAAGAAGAGAAAAAAAAGCGCATATTAGAAAAATTAAAACAGGAGCAAGAACAATCTCAAGATATTAATACAGAAGTAAGGGATGGTCTAGAACTAAAAGGAATTGTAGTTGAGGATACTAAAACCAAACCAGGAAGAGATTTTTACAAACTGTTTTATTCTTTATATACTCAAAATAACATAAACGGTAATCAAGTAGTAACCATAAAAGAAATTTTAGCTATTGGTAGAAACACGAAAATAGAAGTTATAGTTGGAGATGATAAGATTTTTTCGTTTTTTGTAAGACCTAGTACAGAGTATTTAACTAAAATGAATGATTATGCCATAATCAATGTGTATAAGCATTTCAAAAATCTTGAAAAAGAATCAAAAACAGTAAAACGCTATTAA
- a CDS encoding CsgG/HfaB family protein, with product MINFRPAFAVILFLILTSCGAFFNQPYKQERARIGESTPVTSKLTQFPLPQEPVVAGVYNFKDQTGQYKAVENGSTFSTAVSQGGTTMLIKALEDSKWFTVIERENLGNLLNERNIIRSTRDEYRKNQNPNEPNLPPLLYAGVLLEGGIISYDTNIITGGAGARYLGIGSSTQYRQDRITVYLRAVSTSSGKILKTVYISKTILSQAVSANLFKYVKYQRLLETEVGFTKNEPVQLAMKEAIEKAVESLIIEGIKDKLWLPRLSEESTAQLIQDYDAEKDEAISTELYERFLTERRGDYAITGALGGTLINGDLPDPQPEFNSKIGLKRSLNPYLSLGFTYNKYNLENKEILNEGFMSFDLNIEYRVLPFDNFTPYLFAGVGTNASNYFKAIDPKLQAGIGLEYLIQDNLGVYLYGEHNLVFSDEIDGVVAGSIDDMFYRFGLGVNYYLSKPQTKFNQRKELEKLQKAELKAQKKENRRLMQEKNRAERQNRKNN from the coding sequence ATGATAAATTTTAGACCTGCTTTTGCAGTCATATTATTTTTAATCTTAACCAGTTGTGGCGCTTTTTTTAATCAACCTTATAAGCAAGAAAGAGCTAGAATTGGAGAATCGACTCCAGTTACCAGTAAGTTAACCCAGTTTCCACTACCACAAGAACCAGTTGTAGCAGGTGTTTATAACTTTAAAGACCAAACAGGTCAATATAAAGCTGTAGAAAATGGAAGTACCTTTAGTACAGCTGTATCTCAAGGTGGTACAACCATGTTAATTAAAGCGTTAGAAGATTCTAAATGGTTTACAGTAATAGAAAGAGAAAATTTAGGAAACCTTTTAAACGAAAGAAACATTATTCGATCTACCAGAGATGAGTATAGAAAAAACCAAAATCCAAACGAACCTAATTTACCACCACTACTATATGCTGGCGTATTACTTGAAGGTGGAATAATTTCTTACGACACAAACATCATCACTGGAGGTGCAGGAGCTAGATATTTAGGTATAGGTAGTTCTACACAATATAGACAAGATAGAATAACCGTATATTTAAGAGCAGTCTCTACATCAAGCGGAAAAATTTTGAAAACCGTTTATATTTCTAAAACAATTTTATCTCAAGCAGTATCCGCAAACTTATTCAAATATGTTAAGTACCAACGTTTATTAGAAACCGAAGTAGGTTTTACTAAAAACGAACCTGTACAACTAGCAATGAAAGAAGCAATTGAAAAAGCTGTAGAATCTTTAATTATAGAAGGAATAAAAGATAAATTATGGTTACCTAGATTAAGCGAAGAATCTACTGCACAACTTATTCAAGATTATGATGCAGAAAAAGATGAAGCCATCTCAACAGAATTGTACGAGAGATTTTTAACAGAACGTCGAGGTGATTACGCCATTACTGGTGCTTTAGGAGGTACATTAATTAACGGAGATTTACCAGACCCTCAACCAGAATTTAATAGTAAAATAGGTCTCAAACGTTCTCTTAATCCTTATCTAAGTTTAGGATTTACTTACAACAAATACAACTTAGAAAATAAAGAGATTTTAAACGAAGGCTTTATGTCTTTTGATTTAAATATAGAATACAGGGTGTTACCGTTCGACAATTTTACACCTTATCTTTTTGCAGGTGTTGGTACTAATGCTTCAAACTATTTTAAAGCAATCGACCCAAAATTGCAAGCGGGAATTGGTTTGGAATATTTAATACAAGACAATCTAGGCGTGTATCTTTATGGAGAGCATAATCTTGTGTTTTCAGATGAAATTGATGGTGTAGTAGCTGGTAGTATTGATGATATGTTTTATCGATTTGGTTTAGGAGTCAACTACTATTTGTCTAAACCACAAACTAAATTCAACCAAAGAAAAGAATTAGAAAAGCTTCAAAAAGCAGAATTAAAGGCACAAAAGAAAGAAAATCGTAGGTTAATGCAAGAGAAAAATAGAGCAGAACGCCAAAACAGAAAAAATAATTAA